Proteins encoded by one window of Lycium barbarum isolate Lr01 chromosome 11, ASM1917538v2, whole genome shotgun sequence:
- the LOC132617307 gene encoding septum-promoting GTP-binding protein 1-like isoform X1 produces MRKRLLLCYRRMFKLNKKRKIICKVLVLQKYVRSFWNQLVGCCIGYKSIKYRKLSSHHSSSSTRAVSGSGFSGSLTAPCCCDHSIESLEDLVALKICILGDNQIGKTSFLTKYVGKETGEESCSTTGLNQMDKILCVKGARISYSIWEVQGDVSASTQIPTACKDSVAILFMFDLTSRRTLKSVISWYQQARPWNQTAIPVLIGTKFDDFVQLPLDLQWTIANQARAYAKALNATLFFSSATYNINVNKIFKFITAKLFNLPWTMERNLTIGEPIIDF; encoded by the exons atgaGGAAGCGTTTACTGCTTTGTTATAGAAGAATGTTTAAGCTAAACAAAAAGAGGAAAATAATCTGCAAGGTGTTAGTACTTCAAAAGTATGTAAGGTCATTTTGGAACCAACTTGTTGGTTGCTGTATAGGCTACAAGTCCATTAAGTACAGGAAATTGTCAAGCCACCATTCCTCTTCCTCCACCAGGGCAGTTTCGGGCAGTGGCTTTTCGGGGAGCTTAACCGCGCCGTGTTGTTGTGATCACTCCATTGAATCTTTGGAGGATTTGGTTGCCTTGAAGATATGCATATTGGGTGATAACCAAATTGGCAAGACAAGTTTCTTG acaaagtatgtaggaaaGGAGACAGGAGAAGAAAGCTGTTCAACAACAGGGTTAAATCAAATGGATAAAATTTTGTGTGTTAAAGGGGCAAGGATCTCCTATAGCATCTGGGAAGTCCAAG GTGATGTTTCTGCCTCTACTCAGATTCCAACCGCTTGTAAAGACTCTGTAGCAATTTTATTCATGTTTGATCTTACAAGTCGGCGTACACTTAAGAG TGTCATTAGCTGGTATCAACAAGCACGACCATGGAATCAG ACGGCAATTCCAGTATTGATAGGAACAAAGTTTGATGATTTCGTGCAATTGCCATTAGATTTGCAATGGACCATCGCAAATCAG GCAAGAGCATATGCAAAAGCACTGAATGCAACCTTATTCTTCTCAAGTGCAACATACAACATAAATGTGAACAAGATCTTCAAGTTCATCACAGCCAAGCTCTTCAACTTACCATGGACGATGGAACGTAACCTCACCATTGGAGAACCCATCATTGACTTCTAG
- the LOC132617307 gene encoding septum-promoting GTP-binding protein 1-like isoform X2 has product MRKRLLLCYRRMFKLNKKRKIICKVLVLQKYVRSFWNQLVGCCIGYKSIKYRKLSSHHSSSSTRAVSGSGFSGSLTAPCCCDHSIESLEDLVALKICILGDNQIGKTSFLTKYVGKETGEESCSTTGLNQMDKILCVKGARISYSIWEVQGDVSASTQIPTACKDSVAILFMFDLTSRRTLKSVISWYQQARPWNQTAIPVLIGTKFDDFVQLPLDLQWTIANQARAYANLVICISK; this is encoded by the exons atgaGGAAGCGTTTACTGCTTTGTTATAGAAGAATGTTTAAGCTAAACAAAAAGAGGAAAATAATCTGCAAGGTGTTAGTACTTCAAAAGTATGTAAGGTCATTTTGGAACCAACTTGTTGGTTGCTGTATAGGCTACAAGTCCATTAAGTACAGGAAATTGTCAAGCCACCATTCCTCTTCCTCCACCAGGGCAGTTTCGGGCAGTGGCTTTTCGGGGAGCTTAACCGCGCCGTGTTGTTGTGATCACTCCATTGAATCTTTGGAGGATTTGGTTGCCTTGAAGATATGCATATTGGGTGATAACCAAATTGGCAAGACAAGTTTCTTG acaaagtatgtaggaaaGGAGACAGGAGAAGAAAGCTGTTCAACAACAGGGTTAAATCAAATGGATAAAATTTTGTGTGTTAAAGGGGCAAGGATCTCCTATAGCATCTGGGAAGTCCAAG GTGATGTTTCTGCCTCTACTCAGATTCCAACCGCTTGTAAAGACTCTGTAGCAATTTTATTCATGTTTGATCTTACAAGTCGGCGTACACTTAAGAG TGTCATTAGCTGGTATCAACAAGCACGACCATGGAATCAG ACGGCAATTCCAGTATTGATAGGAACAAAGTTTGATGATTTCGTGCAATTGCCATTAGATTTGCAATGGACCATCGCAAATCAG GCAAGAGCATATGCAAATCTGGTTATTTGTATCTCTAAATAG